The Candidatus Komeilibacteria bacterium CG_4_10_14_0_2_um_filter_37_10 genomic sequence TACCAGCTAACCCCAGATCTAAATTTTTTATTATTCTTTGCGCTAAAACTTCGCAGGCAGCAGCGCCAGCTGGCATGCCGAGTAGTCGCGCGATTTTTGAATTGCCATCGATAGGTATTAAGCCAAGAACAACGTCTTGATCAACGATTAAGTTTATTATTTTTGAAAATGAACTATCATTACCAATAACAACGATAGTTTTTGCGCCTTGCCGAATACCATCGTTAACAACCTCCGACATGTTTTTAAGTAGCGTCATGCGATTGGTTCGCCCCTTAATTCCAAGATCAACCAAACGATTTTCAATCTTATATAATTGAGTTTGGTATTTTTTATCCGCTAAAAAATTGTCGTAAATGTAAAAATACATTAGATGTAGATCTTATTTTTTCTTTTCTTCAACCACCGGCGCATTAAGATCAACCATTTGGCACTGACCATTAAATTTAGCACCTTGTTCGATAGTTAAAACAGTGGCTTTGACGTTACCTTTTATTACCGACTTTTCTGTTAAGTAAAGCTTCTCCATAATATTAATGTTGCCAGTAACTGAGCCAGAAATATAGGCGTTTTTAGCGGTTATTTCCGCTTTAACAACAGCCGAGATACCTATTTTTAGATTATTTTTGGTTTTTATGTTGCCAATTACCTGACCATCAATAATAATGTCGTGATCACTAATAAAATCACCTTCAACTTTCACCGATGAGCCAATAATCGTATCAGCAACTTTAATATCTTTGGCTGGGTTATCGTCTTTAAACATAAGTTAATTTTTAATATTTAGACAAAACAATATAAATATATTATATTATACCTTGATTAAATAAAGCATAACAATTATATGACAGAAGTTAATAATAAAAAAGATCTGATAGTAGTTTTGAGCCTGGTGCTATTAATAGTAGCATCAATGGTAACTTTACGCCTAGTAGATAGCGACGCAGCAATTATAATGCAGCTGGCAGATTATATTTTATAATTTTGCGACGCATATTATTGCTTATTTATCGTAGTTAATTAATGATTATTAATAAATTGTTCCGCGTGGAACAATTTATGATTTATAGTAACCCACCCCAGGGGTTATAAATTACGCCCCGGTAGTTTCAGCCAAGGGCTGATCCCGCCAGAGGCGGGACAACGGTTTAACAAATTACGCCCCGGTAGTTCAATGGATAGAATAAGACACTCCTAACGTCTAGATGCAGGTCCGATTCCTGCCCGGGGCACCAGAATAGAGCAAAATACAGGATTTTATACTTATTAATTAAATTATAATAATTAACTACTAAAATTATGAGCGAACAATTCAAAATTGAAAAGCAAATAACCCCAGAAAATTTAATTGATCAAAAATACTGAGAAATGAGAGCAGCGGAGAATGAAGTAGATAGAATAATGAAGGAAACGGATGATATTTTCAATGCGAACCCTAACAGAGAGGACTCAGGGAGAATTATTTTTGAAAAATTAGCCCCTTTAATGGATGAAGCAATGAAAAAATCCGTTGAAACGTACGAAGAATGGCATCAGGTAGCAGAGAATGCATTAAATCAAGGAAGAAAAGAACTTGAAGAATTAGAAAAGGAATTAGAACAGGAATAGTCACTCAGTGGCTTAATGCGGGCTCATAGCTCAGTTTCAGCCAGAGGCTGATCGTCCTTTGGACGAGGTTAGAGTATCGAAACATGATACGTTAATAGTTTAGTTAATACACTTTCTAATGGGCTCATAGCTCAGTTGGTAGAGCGCTGCATTCGCATTGCAGAGGCCGGCGGTTCGAATCCGCCTGAGTCCACCAAAACCCAACTGTACTAATAAAGATTTTATGACTAAAATCAATAGCCAAGCAGTAACACAACTGACATTAATCTTATTACCAATACTTCTAATGATTGGTCTAATTCCAATTATTCAAAATGATTATTTATTAACGATCAGCTATATTGTGTTAATGGGTATAATGTTTAGCATTAAAAACACTAGAAAAGACTTATTAGTCTTAATTTTAGGTTTAATTGCCATGTTCTTTAGTGAGTACCTGTTTATGCACGGGCGTAGAAGAGTTTAATCGCAATAGTTTATTTGGTTTAATGCCTTTATGGTTACCGCTTTTGTGGGGTTACGGTTTCGTGACCATTAAAAAAATATTGGAATTACTTAATTTGTATAATTAATAAATGTTCCA encodes the following:
- a CDS encoding cell shape determination protein CcmA, with protein sequence MFKDDNPAKDIKVADTIIGSSVKVEGDFISDHDIIIDGQVIGNIKTKNNLKIGISAVVKAEITAKNAYISGSVTGNINIMEKLYLTEKSVIKGNVKATVLTIEQGAKFNGQCQMVDLNAPVVEEKKK